TGTGGATATATATATTTTGCATGGCACCGTGCGATTCTAAACCTAGCTACGTGCGGATGGATGCAGGGCCAATGTACTACAAGGGGCTGTACCACCTCTTCTACCAGTACAACCCCAAGGGCGCCGTGTGGGGGAACATCATCTGGGCGCACTCCGTCTCCACCGACCTCATCCACTGGGTGGCCCTCCAGCCCGCCATCTACCCGACCAAGCCCTTCGACGTCAACGGCTGCTGGTCGGGCTCCGCCACGTTGCTGCCCAACGGCGTCCCCGTCATCATGTACACCGGCATCGACCCCCACAAGAACCAGGTGCAGAACGTCGCGTACCCGGCCAACCTCTCCGACCCCTTCCTCCGCGAGTGGGTCAAGCCCGAGTACAACCCCATCATCACCCCTGACCACGGCATCAACGCGAGCGCGTTCCGTGATCCCACGACAGCGTGGTACGGACCCGACGGGTATGTACATTTTATTTTCCATCTTGGTCCTCCGAACAAATTTTCTTCACAAGTTAGCTCAGAGCTTGGGggaggggggcggtgccccccctcccccctctaAACTATATATTGTGCTATGTTTATACGTAAGGATTATATATTGTACGTACATGATATATTGCAGACACTGGAGGTTGGTGGTGGGCACCAAGGAGAACATGAGGGGGATCGCGGTGTTGTACCGGAGCCGAGACTTCAAGAAGTGGGTCAAGGCGCGCCACTCGTTGCACGCGGGACTCACAGGAATGTGGGAATGCCCCGACTTCTTCCCTGTGGCGGTGGCCGGAGGCAGCCGTCACCACCAGAGCGGTGTGGACACCGCGGAGTTGCACGATCGTGTTGTGGCCGAGGAGGTCAAGTACGTGCTCAAGGTGAGCCTAGAACTGACACGATACGATTACTACACCGTTGGCACCTACGACCACGACAAGGAGAGGTACACCCCTGACCCCGCCTTCCCGGACAATGACTACGGCCTCCGCTACGACTATGGCGACTTCTACGCCTCCAAGTCCTTCTTCGACCCGGCCAAGAAACGACGAGTGCTCTGGGGCTGGGCCAATGAGTCTGACACCGTTACCGACGACCGCCACAAGGGCTGGGCCGGCATCCAGGTCACTAGCTTACGCTGCCACATGAACACAATTATTTTTGCTACTAGTATGTTTTCTACCGTAAGTGCTGAGAGCCTGAGATCGAGACGTATTGTTGTTGCTGATTTTCTCAGGCGATACCAAGGAAGATCTTCCTGTCGCGAAGCGGGAGACAACTGATCCAATGGCCAGTGGAGGAGGTCAAGTCGCTGCGCTCAAAGCATGTCAATGTCAGCAACAAGGCCGTCAAGGGCGGCGAGTACTTCGAGGTCACCGGCTTCAAATCCGTGCAGTCGGACGTGGAGACGGCGTTTACCATCAGGAACCTGGACAAGGCGGAGAAGTTCGACCCGGCGTGGCGGACCGACGCACAGGGGCTCTGCAAGAAGTTCAACTCGCACGTCAAGGGCGG
The Aegilops tauschii subsp. strangulata cultivar AL8/78 chromosome 3, Aet v6.0, whole genome shotgun sequence genome window above contains:
- the LOC109738394 gene encoding beta-fructofuranosidase, insoluble isoenzyme 3-like, with the translated sequence MYYKGLYHLFYQYNPKGAVWGNIIWAHSVSTDLIHWVALQPAIYPTKPFDVNGCWSGSATLLPNGVPVIMYTGIDPHKNQVQNVAYPANLSDPFLREWVKPEYNPIITPDHGINASAFRDPTTAWYGPDGHWRLVVGTKENMRGIAVLYRSRDFKKWVKARHSLHAGLTGMWECPDFFPVAVAGGSRHHQSGVDTAELHDRVVAEEVKYVLKVSLELTRYDYYTVGTYDHDKERYTPDPAFPDNDYGLRYDYGDFYASKSFFDPAKKRRVLWGWANESDTVTDDRHKGWAGIQAIPRKIFLSRSGRQLIQWPVEEVKSLRSKHVNVSNKAVKGGEYFEVTGFKSVQSDVETAFTIRNLDKAEKFDPAWRTDAQGLCKKFNSHVKGGVGPFGLWLLASDDLEERTAVFFRVFKTNDTNYVVLMCNDPTRSSYESQIYRPTFAGFVNVDIAKTKKIALRTLIDHSVVESFGAGGKTCILTRVYPRKAIGDDAHLFVFNNGESDIKVTNLHAWEMKTPTMNKLLEQ